From a region of the Candidatus Methanomethylicota archaeon genome:
- a CDS encoding DUF1156 domain-containing protein, with amino-acid sequence MLSFLESLRFPATRISEESAREKMGGGRPEFWEMVFWWTRKPLIGARSIIAGALLDENTDLHDFYKIVRLDSEKVPHRENPRVSHLREKFSKIRLLDPFAGFGSIPLEAIRLGVGEVVAVEFLPTAYVFLKAVLEIPKWAVDKGLGEKLIEDVKRWGEWITKRLKEDPDIKELYDEDVAVYIGTWEVKCPFCNKYTPLIGNYWLARVKEGTGKYERLAWMEPVIISDKVEVKVVDLNREFGSAKIIAKVSENSVETNRGSYRVPEANVNARSDLARCLHCNRVMPGKRDQWYVKQTLRCWNDKLEKYLRGEISLEELVHSPIRPRLLVKVKIVNKELVFEPVAMEENEKLWKALEKLKTMWGDPDIPIEELWKYHMGTAGQLSIWVWGYDKFYKLFNPRQLLTLVKLVKLIREAGKQIEQEKIKEGLSEEDAFKYAEAIATYLVIALNKYHDYSCLGSVWNPSLIPGHTISFRGIAMIWNWSDSSPFAPFTGTWSRNLENAIDALSYLVSAVSSSPSRVRILLDDATSLSKLTDEKFDVVVTDPPYRDDVAYAELSDFYYVWLKRALSDVESGVLKPRFYPEAFFECIDEKSTAFAEVRTQWEKFAPLEISVSLGRAEFFKKIIGVETGSEMDFVEKLGKAFRRMAELLKDDGLIVTYYAHTDPSAWEALIEAGWKRANLNVTSAYVIATESEQRVTARGKVALDASVVVVWRKGAGYTALFHEARRKALEEASKIVEEAIKMRGATLDINLFLRSLSAVLNVYTSYSKLIPDVSTSELVSKEAFPLALRGLVEGVYRYVGLEKPFEPHTSAYLALKLITRTSGKEEFRRGRVDRTFASLLGVFGGIGVDSLIASRVLARGKEDLELLEPEVEALTDSAIKNALEALLHEKGLDPSKPETFRTSIDILHYLELKALQLTSDQFRKLYEDSEIRDPRAAEAVSLAKALYSVLSDNDPEKICCRRILQHLNLLGFGGHK; translated from the coding sequence TTGCTTAGTTTCCTGGAATCATTACGTTTTCCAGCAACACGAATAAGTGAGGAATCCGCTCGTGAAAAGATGGGTGGAGGTCGTCCAGAATTCTGGGAAATGGTCTTTTGGTGGACTAGGAAGCCTCTAATTGGTGCTCGATCCATTATCGCAGGTGCCCTACTCGATGAAAATACAGACCTCCATGACTTCTACAAAATTGTTAGGCTAGATTCGGAGAAAGTTCCACATAGGGAGAATCCACGAGTCTCCCATCTAAGAGAGAAATTCAGTAAAATCAGGTTATTAGACCCCTTTGCTGGCTTCGGCTCCATACCGCTCGAGGCTATAAGGCTAGGTGTAGGTGAAGTAGTTGCAGTTGAATTTCTCCCAACGGCATACGTGTTCTTGAAAGCTGTTCTCGAGATACCGAAATGGGCTGTGGATAAAGGTCTTGGCGAGAAACTAATAGAAGACGTTAAGAGGTGGGGTGAATGGATTACAAAAAGATTGAAAGAAGATCCTGATATAAAAGAGCTATATGATGAGGATGTTGCTGTATACATTGGAACTTGGGAAGTCAAGTGCCCCTTCTGCAACAAGTACACGCCGCTCATAGGCAACTACTGGCTAGCTAGAGTTAAAGAAGGAACGGGAAAGTACGAAAGACTTGCATGGATGGAACCTGTGATTATTAGCGATAAAGTTGAAGTCAAAGTAGTAGACCTCAACAGAGAATTCGGATCGGCAAAGATAATAGCTAAAGTTTCTGAAAACAGTGTTGAAACGAATAGAGGTTCGTACAGAGTACCAGAAGCAAATGTTAATGCCCGTAGTGACCTAGCAAGATGTTTACACTGTAATCGAGTAATGCCTGGTAAAAGAGATCAATGGTATGTTAAGCAAACTCTACGATGCTGGAATGATAAACTCGAGAAATATCTGCGAGGCGAAATATCACTTGAAGAATTAGTACACTCTCCCATAAGACCTAGACTTTTAGTTAAAGTTAAAATAGTAAACAAAGAGTTAGTGTTTGAGCCTGTTGCAATGGAAGAAAATGAAAAACTCTGGAAAGCACTCGAAAAGCTAAAAACAATGTGGGGAGATCCAGACATACCAATAGAAGAGTTATGGAAGTACCATATGGGAACGGCTGGCCAACTAAGTATATGGGTATGGGGATATGACAAATTTTACAAACTTTTCAATCCACGCCAACTCTTAACTCTGGTAAAGCTAGTTAAGCTAATACGTGAAGCAGGCAAACAAATAGAGCAAGAAAAAATTAAAGAAGGATTAAGCGAAGAAGATGCGTTTAAATATGCGGAAGCAATAGCAACATACCTTGTAATAGCGTTAAATAAATATCATGATTATAGTTGTCTTGGATCCGTTTGGAATCCTTCATTAATTCCAGGTCATACTATATCGTTCAGAGGAATTGCTATGATATGGAATTGGAGTGATTCATCACCCTTTGCTCCATTTACTGGTACATGGTCTAGAAACTTAGAAAATGCTATAGATGCTTTATCGTATCTTGTTTCTGCTGTTTCTAGTAGCCCTAGTAGGGTCAGAATTTTACTTGATGATGCCACCAGTTTAAGTAAGCTCACCGATGAAAAGTTTGATGTCGTGGTTACGGATCCACCTTACAGAGATGACGTTGCTTATGCTGAGCTCAGCGACTTCTATTATGTTTGGCTCAAGAGGGCTTTAAGTGATGTTGAAAGTGGAGTGTTAAAGCCAAGGTTTTACCCGGAGGCCTTCTTTGAATGTATAGATGAAAAGTCTACAGCTTTTGCTGAAGTTAGGACTCAGTGGGAGAAGTTTGCACCGTTGGAGATAAGTGTTAGTTTAGGAAGAGCCGAATTCTTCAAGAAGATAATTGGCGTCGAGACTGGTTCTGAAATGGACTTTGTGGAAAAGCTTGGTAAAGCGTTTAGAAGAATGGCTGAGCTACTTAAAGATGATGGCTTAATAGTCACTTACTATGCTCATACAGATCCTTCTGCGTGGGAGGCCTTGATTGAAGCTGGATGGAAGAGAGCTAATTTGAATGTTACTTCAGCTTATGTTATAGCTACTGAGAGTGAGCAACGCGTTACGGCTCGTGGTAAAGTAGCGTTAGATGCTTCTGTAGTTGTTGTTTGGAGGAAGGGAGCTGGCTATACGGCACTCTTTCATGAGGCAAGACGTAAAGCTCTTGAAGAGGCTTCGAAAATTGTGGAAGAGGCTATTAAAATGCGAGGCGCCACTCTTGACATTAACTTATTCTTGAGGTCTCTTAGTGCAGTGTTAAATGTTTACACATCCTACTCTAAGTTAATACCAGATGTTAGTACCAGTGAACTTGTCTCCAAAGAGGCTTTCCCATTAGCTTTAAGGGGGCTTGTGGAAGGTGTATATAGGTATGTGGGTCTTGAAAAGCCATTTGAGCCTCATACATCCGCATACCTTGCACTAAAGCTCATTACGAGGACTAGTGGAAAGGAGGAATTTAGGAGAGGACGTGTTGATAGGACATTTGCATCACTTTTAGGTGTCTTTGGTGGCATTGGTGTTGACAGCTTAATAGCAAGTAGAGTTTTGGCTAGGGGGAAAGAGGATCTTGAGTTATTGGAACCTGAGGTTGAGGCTTTGACGGATTCAGCCATTAAAAATGCATTAGAAGCATTGTTGCATGAGAAGGGTTTGGATCCTTCAAAGCCTGAGACTTTCAGAACGTCTATTGATATTTTACATTACTTGGAATTAAAAGCGCTTCAATTAACTTCTGATCAGTTTAGGAAGTTATATGAGGATTCCGAAATTAGAGATCCGAGGGCCGCTGAAGCTGTAAGTCTTGCTAAAGCTCTTTACTCAGTATTGTCTGATAACGATCCTGAGAAAATCTGTTGTAGGCGTATACTTCAACATCTGAATTTACTTGGTTTTGGTGGTCATAAATGA
- a CDS encoding ATP-binding protein produces MSLWKYVSIRDDVFDKTLDEAVAPSLSEVMFGTANKIYVDPEEFINITHLADTLKKLVNEVTEAFVTRTGKVIMLPSMFGGGKTHAMILLYHLIKKPNLLSRILGEQAEVRQRALEDVNIIVIDGMDKRTAPSPLPTEILEEGGVKIKTLWGYLAHKLNAYEKVREYDNALTSPEKRTLSEVLSGKKVLVLIDELSVYYNRLSRVPQPESAEVLRKYADQVIIFLRMLSESAKENNVVVIISIPAEPTERELEAEPGYEDFVRKIEREIPRLAIRAEKPIATNEDFASVLKKRLFNKIDSTGLRLVGRRLKNLYAEHPSLIKDVYDELERYYPFHPLFIATLREVVEKNKDLQKTRDALRIARKVVRNLYGKAHEISLIMPMDIDLRIEEVRVKIITERYSGFDIVVSKIINKAKEIPVEEGMNPDVYRNLAYKLALYVFLRTYVYDPHLEPRSEFPSKSEVITGVYDPARYEQYLISPVVVSELLDKLSSGNIEYRVPHLYGRDGYYWVTRLLDIRERVEKEAEKVEETSAMQCILEEVEALYMKPYEGREEVKATVFSPKPMALLKPALLEKDAAEYTLIVIVTPLEDLKEGAYASGDMYDTVYYKLSGRQKAIRRYANTVAVLFSNRMNMWKDIIKTAKMIIACEKLMDAIRREYTDERVVKILRDELRDMKNGLSKNLKYKLVARYFNLIAYPTVEKGANIVQVERVDVAGRTLIELAEGALKRAGKILEEKYAKQFEVLVSILEGRRQEVKWTKKMKVSDVINAFFENSAFPMIPPQNIREAILSGLKDLKVGVVRDGKVYFKGVRGVKVLSELEDTDIVIPQEEAAEEQIGELSKIEEEVVGDLIVRRYYVAVYGGREIPVKELKSKYPDNYVKIFVDSSVELREEKMRRGFDLEVERKEMELKLEEAPESISTKVLIKRVGTFENEIILKPQIGEIKPSSGIPDFEAVWTIPVPKEPGEYTYVLSGNAKGTDLIRSVEIKLILKRGLRCKPEPPEKISEIRIEGDVEAAALIDFLRSVGRSVQGSKVIRQCSMRTEFFEKKPSEPEKSINIRFKNVTIDDVATVARALKSAFGVTASIKCEQLQLEVIGEGKVIDMSDILSADKNIKQRPVKIEYYW; encoded by the coding sequence ATGAGCCTGTGGAAGTATGTTTCAATTAGAGATGATGTTTTTGATAAGACATTAGATGAGGCTGTAGCGCCATCTCTTTCAGAGGTAATGTTTGGAACAGCTAATAAAATCTACGTGGATCCTGAAGAATTTATCAATATAACTCATTTAGCGGATACTCTCAAGAAGCTCGTTAATGAAGTTACTGAGGCTTTTGTTACGAGAACTGGGAAGGTGATAATGCTACCATCAATGTTTGGAGGCGGTAAAACGCATGCCATGATATTGCTCTATCATTTGATTAAAAAGCCAAACTTGCTCTCTAGAATCTTGGGTGAGCAAGCGGAAGTTAGGCAACGCGCTCTAGAGGATGTTAACATTATTGTTATTGATGGTATGGACAAGAGGACGGCTCCATCGCCATTACCAACTGAAATTCTTGAAGAAGGCGGCGTTAAAATTAAGACTTTATGGGGGTATTTGGCGCATAAGCTTAATGCTTACGAGAAAGTGCGGGAATACGATAATGCATTAACATCACCTGAAAAGAGGACTCTATCGGAGGTTCTTTCAGGTAAGAAGGTTCTTGTTTTGATAGATGAGCTGAGTGTATACTATAACCGTTTATCAAGGGTTCCACAACCAGAAAGTGCTGAAGTGTTGAGGAAATATGCAGATCAAGTGATAATATTTCTGAGGATGCTCTCAGAGAGTGCTAAAGAAAATAATGTTGTTGTCATTATAAGCATACCAGCAGAGCCTACGGAGAGAGAACTTGAAGCTGAACCAGGTTATGAGGATTTTGTGAGGAAAATTGAACGTGAAATTCCGAGGCTAGCTATTAGGGCCGAAAAACCCATAGCGACTAACGAGGATTTTGCAAGCGTTCTTAAGAAAAGATTGTTTAACAAAATAGACTCAACAGGTCTACGATTAGTGGGTAGAAGATTGAAGAATTTGTATGCTGAACACCCAAGTTTAATTAAAGATGTTTACGATGAATTGGAAAGATATTATCCATTTCATCCACTTTTCATAGCCACCCTTAGGGAAGTAGTGGAGAAGAATAAAGATCTTCAAAAAACAAGGGATGCTTTAAGAATAGCGAGAAAGGTTGTGAGAAATCTTTACGGGAAAGCACATGAAATTTCACTCATAATGCCAATGGATATAGATTTACGTATAGAAGAGGTAAGGGTGAAGATAATAACAGAAAGGTATTCGGGATTCGATATTGTAGTGAGTAAAATCATTAACAAGGCAAAGGAGATCCCAGTAGAGGAAGGCATGAATCCTGATGTTTATAGAAACCTTGCTTATAAATTAGCATTATACGTTTTCTTGAGGACTTATGTATATGACCCTCATCTTGAACCTAGGAGTGAATTTCCAAGCAAGAGTGAAGTGATAACTGGAGTGTATGATCCTGCAAGATATGAACAATACCTCATAAGTCCAGTAGTGGTTTCCGAGCTACTTGACAAATTGAGTAGTGGTAATATTGAATATAGGGTACCCCACCTCTATGGTAGGGATGGCTACTACTGGGTTACAAGGCTACTCGATATTAGGGAACGTGTTGAAAAGGAGGCTGAAAAAGTGGAGGAAACAAGTGCTATGCAATGTATCCTTGAGGAAGTCGAAGCACTATACATGAAGCCATATGAAGGCCGTGAAGAAGTTAAGGCAACAGTTTTCAGTCCAAAACCAATGGCATTGCTGAAACCTGCTCTACTTGAAAAAGATGCGGCAGAGTACACACTTATTGTAATAGTTACACCGCTTGAAGATTTGAAGGAAGGTGCTTATGCTAGTGGGGATATGTACGATACTGTGTACTACAAGTTGTCTGGTAGACAGAAAGCTATACGTAGATATGCAAACACTGTGGCTGTCTTGTTCTCTAATAGAATGAATATGTGGAAAGATATCATTAAAACGGCCAAAATGATTATAGCATGTGAAAAACTGATGGATGCTATTAGGCGTGAGTATACAGATGAAAGGGTAGTTAAAATCCTTAGAGATGAATTAAGAGATATGAAGAATGGATTGAGTAAAAATCTTAAATACAAGTTAGTTGCAAGGTACTTTAACCTCATAGCCTATCCAACTGTAGAGAAGGGGGCGAATATCGTTCAAGTAGAGCGTGTTGACGTTGCTGGCAGAACTCTCATTGAGCTAGCTGAGGGGGCTCTAAAGAGGGCTGGTAAAATTCTCGAGGAAAAGTATGCAAAGCAATTTGAGGTTTTAGTGAGTATTTTGGAAGGTCGTAGGCAAGAAGTTAAATGGACTAAAAAGATGAAGGTTTCCGATGTTATAAATGCATTCTTTGAGAATTCTGCATTTCCAATGATTCCTCCACAAAATATTAGGGAAGCGATATTATCCGGGTTGAAGGACCTTAAGGTGGGTGTGGTTAGAGATGGAAAGGTTTACTTTAAGGGGGTGCGTGGTGTTAAAGTTCTATCGGAATTAGAAGATACCGATATTGTAATACCGCAAGAAGAAGCTGCTGAAGAACAAATTGGGGAACTAAGCAAAATTGAAGAGGAAGTCGTAGGAGACCTCATAGTGAGACGTTATTATGTAGCAGTCTATGGGGGAAGAGAAATACCAGTTAAAGAGCTCAAATCAAAGTATCCTGACAATTACGTTAAAATCTTCGTGGATTCAAGCGTAGAGCTCCGTGAAGAGAAGATGCGTCGCGGTTTTGACCTTGAAGTAGAACGTAAGGAAATGGAACTGAAGCTTGAGGAAGCACCAGAAAGTATTAGTACTAAAGTGCTTATTAAACGCGTTGGCACGTTTGAAAATGAAATTATTCTTAAACCCCAAATTGGTGAAATTAAGCCTTCAAGCGGAATACCTGATTTCGAAGCTGTATGGACGATACCTGTACCAAAAGAACCAGGTGAGTACACATATGTGCTTTCGGGAAATGCTAAAGGTACTGATCTCATAAGAAGTGTTGAAATCAAACTTATACTCAAGAGAGGATTACGATGTAAGCCGGAGCCTCCAGAGAAGATTTCGGAAATAAGAATAGAAGGTGACGTAGAGGCGGCAGCATTGATTGATTTCTTAAGATCCGTAGGTAGAAGTGTACAAGGTTCAAAGGTCATCAGGCAATGTAGTATGAGAACTGAATTCTTTGAAAAGAAACCAAGCGAGCCTGAAAAATCTATTAACATACGATTCAAAAACGTAACAATAGATGATGTTGCTACGGTAGCAAGAGCCTTAAAGAGTGCATTTGGAGTAACTGCGAGCATTAAATGTGAACAATTACAACTTGAAGTGATAGGTGAAGGTAAGGTTATAGATATGAGTGATATATTATCGGCTGATAAAAATATTAAGCAGAGACCAGTTAAAATAGAATACTATTGGTAG